The segment ATGGATGGTGAAATCAAGTAGGATACTATTATCCGTAAGAATtatcatcaattaattaaattgcaCTCTTTTGATTAACAAAAATAAACTTAGaacaataataatcataataattgaAATATAGTCCATTTATTcaatttcttaaaaaaatatataatttttcctaacatatttaatataaaatatgaaaTGATTTCCTTAACTATGTAATTAAACgaataattaatttgattatacTTCTAACAACTAATATACAATCTTTAATAGACAAATTAAATATAATCTATATGTAATGAAGACCATAATTATGAAAGATGTAATTCTTAAAACTTTAATAGAAGTGAAACTGACATGTTACAAGAACACACAATAAATACCTACAATCATGTCCATCCGCAACTTCAAAAACTTTCCTTTTTCACATCTTTTATATCATATATTGTCAATTTTCATAACAAATATGAATTGCCTTTAAATAAAAGATGTAGATAAAAATTTAGCATGCCTAAACACACTAAAGGGAACAATAACTCATTGTTTATTATTCACTTACAAGAGCATGTTGGGTTTACATGGTCTTAATTAATCACATCGATGGAAGGCAAATGAATTTTTACTAAGCGTACAATGATATAACAATGTAAACAAATTAGATAATATATGAGTTCAATTGACCAAAGCGCAGTGGCGTCTGACTTGTCCTGCATTCCCAGTGAGGATGTCAATTGTACCCATCTTCTCCATAGATCTTCCAAACTCAGTAAAGAACCAACTAGTAGAGTTAGAACTTGAAGATGCTAGTGCAGAGTTTATGAAAGAGTTTGCTTCAGCATCCGTGACAAGTGCAGCATCTGATGCAAAAAGTCCTCGTTTCCTCCTCAAGTTGATGTAATAATGGTTGTCAAATGTTCGAAAGCTTCCAGGATCCATCTCTACTAAGCTCTTATTGTCTCCAGGCTTGCATTTTATTCTCAATTTGTTCGCATATGACTCAGCTAGGGAAGGGTCTGTAGGTTTGGAGATTCTAGTTGCAAAGGGTCCGCAATGGGAAGTGCCGATAGTGTGAGCCCCGGACAGCACAACCAAATCTTTCACGTTTAAGCCCTTTTTAATGAAAGAGGACTTAAGTTGTTCCAAGCTTGCAGAGGGAGATGGCAGGTTTGTCAATGTGTCTTTCTTCAGGGATATAACGCCATCCCTTCTTCCCATGGGAACTCTCCACACTGGCCCTCCAATCTATCCATACAAACATCAGATGATGTGTTACAAGTAATTTCAGTTTATGATCTATCAAATAGTACGAAAGCTTGTTGTAATTTTGAGAAGACAAAAAAACAAGTTCTAGTAATATACCATATCCACTGCATCTCGGGTGACGAGGGCAAGAATATCAGCGCAAGACACCACGCCAGGGCACTGCTTTTCAAGGTCTGCCTTTGCAGCGTCAATCACTTGAAATCCCCTCAAGCTCAAATTTGGAATTGCGTCTTTCTCAGCATCTTTGTTCGTTGAATTCAGTAGCACTGACCCATCGCATCCCTGCATTGCATTAAAATGAAAATCAAACCGCGACCGGTAAACTTTAATATAAAATATACTAAGGAATTGCTACTCACCCTTACAAAACAATCGTGAAAATACATCCTTAGAATAGGAGCAGCCAAGGAGGGGGCGCTAGATATGTACTTGTCCACGGTGCTTCTTACTATTTTCTCCGCCTCTGGGCAGCTTCTTTTGTAGAAATCCAACTTCAGTTCCGTTTTTCCATTGCTAATGGCGGTTGTCGCACTTCTAGCCACAATAGAAAGAACGGAAAGAATAAGGCCAACTACGATAGACTTCTTACTCGCCATCGGTATACCTTTCTTCTTTTACTATCGATTCGGATCAGGTCAGATCAGATAACATACAACAAAAGAGAAACAAACAATGATTGTGGTTCTGATGTGAGAGGAATCGCCGAATTTATAAGCAGAATAGAGAAGAGGGGGAGGCAAGGAATGTTTGCACGACGGCAGATTCACGTCGACTTCCAAGGCAAGGCGATCAGTACAGACATGTTTGATGAAGGGATAGACAATGGcaaattaatttattgttttcatCTACGGAAACGTGCTTCTAGGGAGATATCCCTTGGAATAATTGGCCGCATGCCTTTCTTTCTTCCCATTTTCTAGTATTAATCTTGGCTTGTATTTTTCTCAATGAAGCTACCTACCACATTTCCTCAAGCAGCAACTCCGGGAATAGCAGCGCAACACTTTATTATAATCTTTTTCTTCCTAGCTCACCATGCCGAGATGGCCTCTTGTAGCAGTCGCATCCTTAGTTTCTAAGGCAGACTTTCTTCTTCTTATCGAAGGGAATAATATCTATGAATTGCGATCGCAGTTTCATTCGGTACAGATACGACGGTTTCACCGAAGGATATTACTACAACTTTAGCATGCTTTCATTTCACTCCAAAAAGAGAATGTCCCAACGAGCATCAATTTTTTACCTTGGGAAGACAAAACAATTGTTTCGGAAGACTATGAAAAACGTTGCATGCTAACTAAAACTTGAGAAGCACATTGAATCGTTGAACGACGAGAAAATAACTGTAAACAAAAGATGGAGATAACTAAATATAACTACGTTGTCAACGAAAAATATCCAATCGTTTTGGTCAAGAAGAACTTGTCGCGGATGGTTATTGGTTTGAAAAATATATGTAATGGTCGGTCTAACCTAACGGCTTGCCTAAGCTGGTCTAAGATGTCGGTCGGATTTGAGATAGTTGAAGTGTCTTGATTACATCTTGTATTCATTGTTTAGATTATAATGGGTGATGTTGATGGTCCATCTAAATACAATCTAGATTAAGGAGTATAATTAAAAGATGGCATAGTCCAATAGCATACACACCTTCAACACATCTATATGTAAAATAaatgtaaaaatataaaaaaatataatgtatTTATTAGTTATTTATAGCAACATATAATTTGAATACGAAAATATAAAGAATTATAGTGATTTATATAAATGATCTATTGGTATGTCTAAAAATGCATTGTGCACTTAAGAGTTTTTATCTTTTCATATATCATGTTTGTCTACTCAcatataaattttattaataaaacCCTTCTTTCACTATGAGGTTTTTCATCAATACCTTCTTCTCATTCCCTTACTTTTCCCTCAAGGGTTCTTCATTTTTCCTCTTAACTTTGCTAAAATAGAGTTTACACCACTCCCATTTGCCCTTCTTCCCCTCTACTCTAACTTAGAACaactttttcctttttcctttctctGAAGTACAATAGCCATTACTATTGGCCATTGGAAAGAAACAAGACATATATTCTATCACATGTTTGGGATAAGAAAGAAACAACTCATCCTATTGCTAGATCAAAACAAAGAAATAACCAAGCAATATAGAATTAAAAGTACATTCTTGAATTGaataaaaataacaaaagagtCATTGCTACACTATGAAAGAACATCCAATagattattcaacaataaaaagaCTAATGGTGAAGGAAATAAGCTATGATgcagaagaaaatgaaaaagaatttAGTTACCAACAGAATACCACAACACATTAAATAATAAAACTTCTATGCATGTAGAAAATCAATTGTTGTAATAGTAGAATATGATAAGTCGTGATGTAGGAATAGGTAACTAGAACCCTAAAATAGAAGTGATGAAAAGAATCACCCCTAGAATAGCTACCAAATGTAAAATCCTATTGTAAATTATTTCAAACCATTGCATAATGACTATATCTATAAAAACATTAATAGTCACATGAAATAAATCATCTCAATAGTATGAATTGGAAAATATAAAAACACCTTTACTCATAAAGGCATTTTCTTTTAGTTTGTCAAATTCACTTTTTAAGTGAGTAAGATTAATAGGAATATAGATAATCACAATTATCCTCTCAATCTAAAATATATTTCATCACTATAGTCTAGAGTAAGTCCTATCTTAGTCTCTTGTGGTCTCCCTAGCCCTTGGGACTtgtctccattgtaggctagtgtGATGTGAGTAACTTGTCTTTTTATGGCTATGTTGTAGTTCATTCTATTTGGTTCCAAAGTGTAGTACTTATTTTGTGGAGAAAAAATAGGCCTAGATTTATTGACTAGCTAGGATAGTAGTGCTAGAACTAGGACTATAATATTGTGTACCTAAAAATCTAGCACAAAAATTGGACACTAGTAATGGACTAGAAATCTAGTAGACCTTGACTTGTATACACTCAAGCTAGAGCCCTACCTAGGTGCTAGTGTCTTGTTTGTGGGCTAGTATCATTTGGTTATCTATTTTTCTTATTTCATCATTTGCTTGGTCTTCTAGCTATTTCTCGacaaaactttagaaataaaatTTCAACCCTTTTCTAGAGTAGGTCTTCCAACTTTTTTCTTCATGAAAAAGTGTCATACTTGAGTATTTATGGAACCCATTCATTTTGGAAGGCATGCCATTTGTTAGAAGCAATCCATCATCATTCTAATTGGTGGAGGGATTATACCTCATAGTAAGGAAATCTCATTCGATGGATTGTATCTATGTTTAGATTTTTTCTAAATTGGTTTTTGAGTATATTGGAAGAGGTGATTACCCTCATCCTACTCATTAATCTAGAGAATGATGGTTGAGTCATCTAGTTGAGGGGTGTTGGCTCCTAGCCATTCCACCATTTGTGCTGGTTTTCATAGTTTTTGTATGAGTTATCAATAGTGTCATGGAGTATATTTGAGGTATATGATTCCCTCATCCTTCTCTTAAGTTGGGTTGCAATAGAACATTGTAATAGGTTCATGCTCAATAATTATTTGGGTGTTGgttttctatctcataagttcataaTGGTAGTTCCATCCCAGAAAATGAAAGTATTTCATTGGTTCCATGTTTCTTGTAATAATGGTGATTTTTTTTATGTGATTGTTTTCCTTGTGTTTGTTGAAGTATAGACTCCACTCTAGGACCCGCAACCTACAAAATAAACCTTCATGGAGAGAAGATAAATATTTCAGCAGAAATAATCATGAATTGAGATGAGTAAAATATACAAGGATCTCTACTTATAAAGGAAAGAGAAAGGATATGAGCACTAATGAGGTACGAGAGTAGGTAGGGTAAGTATAACTACCTAACAACTAATATGCTCAAATATTTATGCAACCTAGGAAATAATGAATGGCAGCTATCCTTAGGTTGGACTTAAGCATATAGGGTAAATAATATATACTCTAATAGCCCCCCTTGAGTGCAACATAGGGAGAAAATTATTATGCATTATGGATCCTAACAATATCACcctattaggtacccatgtaaaaagaAAATGATCTCTTacaaacagagaaaaggagaaaacctcatgggacaaaaatcctctccaaaagacaAAAAAGAAACAAGATGCATGGATGGATGACTAAATCACACCCCGCAAggactacatacatcatgtatatagAATCAATGATTCCCCCCATAGGAAGGAAGAAAGGGGACAACGTAGCCTCACCATAATGAAGAATATCGTGTAAAAATGGTAAGTGCTTGAAGATAAAATATAGTCAAATGCCTACAAACACCATTTCTCCCTTTGGGAAAAAGATACATCAAGTGTAAACGTAGGAATGCTTCCCTTTCTAGATAGGAAATAGAAAGTGGAATCCAAATGTACAATGATGAAGTCTTTTAAATCTACTTATGTGTCACCAAGACCTTGGAAGATGATGCCATGAACAAATCAGTCACACACTCAATCACAATagaaggtgacaaacaaggaaTCACTAGGAAGTGATCTTGAACAAGCTCCAAAGAAAAATAAGATGTGACGACAATTGTACCACAACTATCATCAAATAAGAGAGTTCAACCTTGAAATGTGTCTTccaaatctaaaatgtgagactccacaaagAAAGAACCATTTTTTGGCAAGTAGAAATGCCAATCAAGAAGACAAGTAGATACCTATTGCTTAGGAATGATGGAAGTCTCAAGAAAAGGCTAATCAACTATCTTTGATGAATAATCAAGAATCTTTGATGCATCAACAATCTCATCTAAAATTTCCAGATCCTCCATAGGATCACAAACATGGGTTATCGGCTCTAAAAAATGAAGAGGCACATGAGAATCAGGAAGAAAATCAGTGAGAGATGGTAGAGTGTCATGATCACCATATACCTCTCAAATATGAGTCCAAAGAGCATGTGGGCACTCAAAATGAATAAGTAACTCTAAAATGTCATAATTGACATTataaaaaataactttaaaaactCAAGTCATATGACCTTTCCAAGTACTAATCTCACAAGCTATGTTAGGACAAGAAACTTGATTACACAAATATAACAATAAATCATGCTCATTAAGATGAATAATCATAAAATCATATTGTCTATAATTC is part of the Cryptomeria japonica chromosome 10, Sugi_1.0, whole genome shotgun sequence genome and harbors:
- the LOC131055592 gene encoding peroxidase 3-like, which translates into the protein MASKKSIVVGLILSVLSIVARSATTAISNGKTELKLDFYKRSCPEAEKIVRSTVDKYISSAPSLAAPILRMYFHDCFVRGCDGSVLLNSTNKDAEKDAIPNLSLRGFQVIDAAKADLEKQCPGVVSCADILALVTRDAVDMIGGPVWRVPMGRRDGVISLKKDTLTNLPSPSASLEQLKSSFIKKGLNVKDLVVLSGAHTIGTSHCGPFATRISKPTDPSLAESYANKLRIKCKPGDNKSLVEMDPGSFRTFDNHYYINLRRKRGLFASDAALVTDAEANSFINSALASSSSNSTSWFFTEFGRSMEKMGTIDILTGNAGQVRRHCALVN